CCTCGAGCTGGGGATTGAGGAGAGTCTTTCTCTGTTCGCTGAACATAAGAAGATGAAAAAACTGCTTGAGTTATTATGCGAAGTGGGGCTTGGATACTTACAGTGGGGACAGTCTGTAACAACACTCTCCGGTGGGGAAGCGCAGCGGTTAAAGCTTGCAAAAGAGTTAAGCGCAACTTCCGGAGGCCACACTTTGTACTTGCTCGATGAACCGTCTACTGGTCTGCATCCGCTGGATGTTCAAAAGCTGCATGTGCTGTTGAACAAACTTGTTGATGCTGGGAATACGGTCATTATGGTTGAGCATAACACGAGTTTAATTGCAGCTTCCGATTGGGTAATCGATATGGGTCCTGGTGGTGGAACTTCCGGCGGACTGGTGGTTGCTTACGGTAGCCCACATGACATCGCATCTAATCGCGAGTCACACACAGGGAAATATTTATTTACGAAATAACTAGTAATATACTAGTGTTCTTATAAGTATTAAGATAACTAAAAAAAGCATCTGCATCGTTTAAACGGTGTGGATGCTTTTTCGATTGGGGGGCTTTCCGTTAAGTACAGCTCAGTCAGCTGTCATTCAATACTGAGGTTTTTGGTAGGGAAGTGAATCTCCTCTTCGTATTTACCCTAAAAGTTTTTGCGTTATTTCATAAAAGTCATGTACTTGATCAATATCATCTCTCTTTTCATGAAATTTATTTAACCATAGTGAATTCATCCCAGATTTCCTTGGAGCAACGTAATCGTTCTCATAATCATCACCAATGAAAAGAATCTCCTGCGCCTCACATCCAGAGTTATCAATAGCGTACTTATATATCCTAGGATCAGGTTTTCTCCATCCAAATCCAATGGATGACACAATGAATTCAAAACTGTTTCTCATATTGTTTTTGTTCAACAACTCTTCAATTCCGTTCATGACCATGAAGTTAGACACGATTGCTAAGCGATACTTCTCTTTAAGTTGTAATACCGCATCCCTAACTTCTTCCTTAATAAAACACTTAGATTTATATGTATTCCAGTAGTTATCATATAAACGATTTGTAACTTCTTTCTTATCCTGCTTGATTGATTCTGTGGCGTTAACAACAACCTCAATTCTTTGTTTCAGTTCATACTCCTGATAAGTATCATAACTATCGTTCATTAATTTCTTTGCGATATTATATCTTTCTAAATAGTCATCAAAACTCTGCCAATACTGTTCAACTCCAGAATTCGCGTAAGACCAAAAAGCATAGTCACTTGAAGTCGGGAGCTCAAATAAATCAATTATGGTCTCCATACAATCAAAAAAAATGTATCTGATATTTTTCATTGTTTGAATCTCCCAATTCTCCATTTAAAAGAACGTTATTGTTTCAATTCAAAAGGTAACTTGATTCCGAAGTGAACATATAAAGCATCTGCATATTCTTGTGGACTGGAAGGTGAAAATGTACGTACCTCATCGGATGTAAATATACGAAACTCATGACCATCTACGGTGTTCCGTCCGTCTTTGGTACGAATGAATACTTTGGCTCCTTTATTAAATACCGATTCAGGGGAATACTGGCACCAGTAAGACGTCGTAAAATAATCTTGAGGTAAATTGGCTTCCTCCGTGAAGGAATAAACAGGGTCCAAAATTTCATTCTTTCGTTCGTACAACATCCATCCGTAAGATGATGTTTTATTAACCTGGTAGATTTCAGTGCCTTGTATTTGTTCGGCGTCCTCAATAAGTTCGATCGGTAGTCGAGGTGCCATGCCCGCTCCAACATCAGCGATAAATCGTCTATCATGTATGTCAACGTGAAGGATATGGTGACGTCGTTTGACTGGCGTATGGGACTCACCCCGCCAAAACCGGCCGAAATAATTAGTAACCTTGAATCCGAGTTCCTGCAGAAGCCATCCGAACAGTGCGTTCAGTTCAAAGCAGTAACCTCCCCGGCGCTCAATTACGATCTTATGAAACAGATCCGGGATTTCAAGCGATAAGGGGATGTGTCCGAGTATATCCAAGTTCTCGTAAGGGACCGTGTGAACATGTTGCTCCTGTAATTTAGCCAGCACTTCTGGACTGTTGTTGATGGGACCGTTAAACCCGATGCGATCCAAATACAGTTGTACATCCAATTGGTTATCCATGAAATTTGATAGCACCACATCTCTAATTAGTATATATATGTTTATAACATAATAATTCCTATTTGGAAGAAAGAAAAAAGAAGAAGAGCAAGCGCGAAATGCAGCTTGCTCTTCTTCTTTACATGGATTTGCTTCTTCGTGATCGGCGCTTCCGAAAGAAACCATAGAGGATATCTACTAAATAGCGCTCTGGACGCAGAATCAGACGATTCCGTTACCTATGAACCTCAGAGTCAAACATTCAAGTTAAGCACCCATGATGGTGTTCGATATTATCGGATAGGGAAAGGAATGAACCAACTTGTTCAGGTAAAAAAATAAACGGTAAGAGAGTTTTGAAGCAGTTAAACCTTGCTTACTATCGAGTAGGATACTGCCATCCATTTCCTATAACTTGTGGCGGTTGCTGTTGTATTTTTGTGTATCCATATGTGTTACACTGCCCTTGATTATTTTGCTGTGTTGGTGCACAGTTTTCATTACCATTCTGAACGTTATTGCAATTGCACGGTGGTCCAATGACAACAGTTTCTGTAATAGGAGCGAGCGTTTCCTCGACCTTCGCCTCATCCAAGCAATACGTATGTGCCAAAATGTCAGCAGGTGTTAGACGAAGCAGATCTGATCCCGGTATGAATTCCGGAACAGGGGCATCAAAGACGGCTAATAAGTGAGTATTGTCCACAGTAGCAATTTCGTAATGCCACCAACCCTGTGGAACGTTTGCTACTTGCCCAGGTGTAATGGGGATGTTAACCAGCTTTTTAGTAAATGGGTTGATTAATGAGACGACTGCGGCTCCTGATATACAGTAGACTAGTTCTGATGCATTTTGATGAGTGTGTGGCTCGACTACGTTCGATTTACTAAGATAAATATCTAACAAAGAGACGTTTCCTAACGTATTAAGCTGATTGACGGAAAGAGAATTAATGTAATTGCGTCTGTCTTTTTTAAAAAATTGATTTTGGCTTAGATCATAAAAATACTGCACAGATGGTGATGTGAAATCCATATAAGATATCATCGTTTTATTATTACCTGCCTTTGTTGTAAGATGGGTGTTTGACCCGATGACGTATCATATGACGATATCCAGATGGGCGTCACAATAACGGTCAGCGAAAGCTTTTCTTTTGTCAGTAAACGTCATCACTTTAAAGTAAGTATGCTGAAGTATGTAGTGTTCTCTTCCCGAAGGGGCTTATCACAGAGGTCGGAGGGATGATGACGCATGGCGCGGTCGTTGCCCGTGAATATGGAATACCGTCCGTCGTCGGGATCGAGCAAGTGACGACGCTCATCAGAGATGGCGAGATGATTCGATTGGACGGCACAAGAGGACATGTACTGGTGCTGCAAGAAGCGCATCGTTTTAATTAATCATTCCGTATAAATGAAACAAAGTTACCTTTAACTGGTGAGTTAAGGGTAACTTTGTTTTTTTGTTTTCGGTAGACAAGAACATGTATTCATAGTTGATGTACCGTTATTTTGTGGACAAGCTTGCCAAACGGTCAGTTTTTTGCAGGAAATTCGACATTTTCAACTGATGGAAACTATTAAAAATTCTTTTTTTAGACAAGAATCAATATTTATTGGACAATTATAGAAACTATTTACACAGAACGGCGTCTAATACTATGACTAATTGGAAAATAAAAACTAGAGATTGAAGGAGTCTGAGAATGAAACTGAAGAAATTATCGATTTTGTTAACCGTGCTAGCCCTTTCGCAGGTAGCAACAGTTATCCCTGTAGGAGCGGAAGCGGGTAACACGGATATTCCACAAGGGACAGTTACTCAAGAAGTTTATGATCCGAACGCTACGATGCCTATTATTGACGATATTGAGGAACCTGAGGAACCTATTACTCCGGTATCATCAAATATGAATGAACTGATCTTATACTTCAATAGCACTAAAATGGAACACGGCGGTAAAGTCTATAATGCACCCCAGCCTATGCAAGTTAAAAATGGAGTCTCTTATGTTCCGATTCGTGCCCTTGTAGACCGTGTTGGCTTCAAGGTCACTTATGATAAGAAAACAAAGGAAACGATTATCCTTAAAGGCAGCAACGAGCTTCGTTTCAAAACAGACAGCAGTAAATATACGGTAAATGGTGTGACAAAGACCATGAAAGGTACTTCCTATCAGACAAACAGCACGTTCATGGTTCCGTTAACAGCAATAACTCAAGCTTTAAATATTCCATACAAAGCAGACAATGTGGGTAAGCGAGTTATTATGAATTTGGAGACTAAACCGACAGCTAAATTTACGGTGGCGCCTAAAGAGATTTTTGCGGGTGAGACAATCGTTACATATAAGACAGAATCGGAGTCATCACTTGGACTTCCTATTGTTGATGAACGGTGGGAAGGCAAACAAGAAGTGTTTGATACTCCAGGAGAATACAAAATTAGTTATTCTGTGCAGGATTCAAGTGGATCATGGAGTGATCCTTATACACAAACCATAACCGTAATTCAGCCGAATCAACCTCCTGTGGCTTTTTTCTCAACAGATAAGGCTGAGTACATGATGGGTGAATTGATTACTTATACAGACGAGAGCACTGATGATGGAGAGATTAAGACTACGAAATGGGAGAACAAGGAGTTTGCCTTTTTTACTCCAGGTCCCAAAACAATCAAACTCACTGTAACTGATAATAAGGGTCTGAGCTCTACTTATGAAACAAGTATTAATATAACAGGTGATTCACTCTATTCCCAAGATGATTTTAATATGCTCTTTATACCTGCAGGTGAAAAATTCTCTTTCATTTCAAATGTTTCTTCTCGATCCAAGCTCAATTACACATTTAATGACAAACCGAGTACTTTGATTCGAAGCAATAGTCCAGAAACGGTAGATACTGAAGGGATTGTATATCAAGAGACGG
Above is a window of Paenibacillus uliginis N3/975 DNA encoding:
- a CDS encoding HAD family hydrolase is translated as MKNIRYIFFDCMETIIDLFELPTSSDYAFWSYANSGVEQYWQSFDDYLERYNIAKKLMNDSYDTYQEYELKQRIEVVVNATESIKQDKKEVTNRLYDNYWNTYKSKCFIKEEVRDAVLQLKEKYRLAIVSNFMVMNGIEELLNKNNMRNSFEFIVSSIGFGWRKPDPRIYKYAIDNSGCEAQEILFIGDDYENDYVAPRKSGMNSLWLNKFHEKRDDIDQVHDFYEITQKLLG
- a CDS encoding arylamine N-acetyltransferase family protein gives rise to the protein MDNQLDVQLYLDRIGFNGPINNSPEVLAKLQEQHVHTVPYENLDILGHIPLSLEIPDLFHKIVIERRGGYCFELNALFGWLLQELGFKVTNYFGRFWRGESHTPVKRRHHILHVDIHDRRFIADVGAGMAPRLPIELIEDAEQIQGTEIYQVNKTSSYGWMLYERKNEILDPVYSFTEEANLPQDYFTTSYWCQYSPESVFNKGAKVFIRTKDGRNTVDGHEFRIFTSDEVRTFSPSSPQEYADALYVHFGIKLPFELKQ
- a CDS encoding cupin domain-containing protein, which encodes MDFTSPSVQYFYDLSQNQFFKKDRRNYINSLSVNQLNTLGNVSLLDIYLSKSNVVEPHTHQNASELVYCISGAAVVSLINPFTKKLVNIPITPGQVANVPQGWWHYEIATVDNTHLLAVFDAPVPEFIPGSDLLRLTPADILAHTYCLDEAKVEETLAPITETVVIGPPCNCNNVQNGNENCAPTQQNNQGQCNTYGYTKIQQQPPQVIGNGWQYPTR
- a CDS encoding stalk domain-containing protein, whose amino-acid sequence is MKLKKLSILLTVLALSQVATVIPVGAEAGNTDIPQGTVTQEVYDPNATMPIIDDIEEPEEPITPVSSNMNELILYFNSTKMEHGGKVYNAPQPMQVKNGVSYVPIRALVDRVGFKVTYDKKTKETIILKGSNELRFKTDSSKYTVNGVTKTMKGTSYQTNSTFMVPLTAITQALNIPYKADNVGKRVIMNLETKPTAKFTVAPKEIFAGETIVTYKTESESSLGLPIVDERWEGKQEVFDTPGEYKISYSVQDSSGSWSDPYTQTITVIQPNQPPVAFFSTDKAEYMMGELITYTDESTDDGEIKTTKWENKEFAFFTPGPKTIKLTVTDNKGLSSTYETSINITGDSLYSQDDFNMLFIPAGEKFSFISNVSSRSKLNYTFNDKPSTLIRSNSPETVDTEGIVYQETAVGDMRFMIHHVNNLDKNVKMYVVATNKNSTAATLRTDYLGFAGPSYIATAAGKKSVLNYFQSMKDGSKQSSITLEPGERKIVMTELNKQKMKNGDVISLFSDMYSDLPVQFDVIMIDEKSEPLSVIDQLPVLDSDGVHNRGTYPNSTRVIQYSDQVGGEPQRLILGDNLDDPNLSGMDPMYEEVTSNAGNFGVLYKITFDNVAPNTLISFNPRGGKYSGYAMVNGDIVPIYSLGQVKPDEQSVLYRTGGFEQKVEILLTAAPGSNLPVNLLFTPLPQKK